A genome region from Brassica oleracea var. oleracea cultivar TO1000 chromosome C2, BOL, whole genome shotgun sequence includes the following:
- the LOC106326068 gene encoding probable sugar phosphate/phosphate translocator At5g25400 translates to MGKGGSLSEGVIKNIVLSYTYVAIWIFLSFTVIVYNKYILDKKMYDWPFPISLTMIHMSFCSTLAFLLIKVFNFVEPVSMSRDTYLRSVVPIGALYSLSLWLSNSAYIYLSVSFIQMLKALMPVAVYSIGVMFKKEGFKSETMVNMLSISFGVAIAAYGEARFDVWGVVLQLGAVAFEATRLVLIQILLTSKGITLNPITSLYYVAPCCLGFLFIPWIVVEFPVLRETSSFHFDYVIFGTNSFCAFALNLAVFLLVGKTSALTMNVAGVVKDWLLIAFSWSVIKDTVTPINLFGYGIAFLGVAYYNHAKLQAMKAKEAQKSAQQIDEESGRLLEEKEGGRKIEPED, encoded by the coding sequence ATGGGTAAAGGCGGATCACTAAGCGAAGGCGTGATCAAGAACATCGTCCTCTCCTACACATACGTAGCGATATGGATCTTCCTCAGCTTCACCGTCATCGTCTACAACAAATACATCCTCGACAAGAAAATGTACGACTGGCCTTTCCCTATCTCCCTCACCATGATCCACATGTCCTTTTGCTCAACCCTAGCTTTCCTCCTCATCAAGGTCTTCAACTTCGTCGAGCCTGTCTCCATGTCACGTGACACTTACCTTAGATCCGTTGTTCCCATCGGCGCGTTGTACTCACTCTCACTCTGGCTCTCTAACTCCGCTTACATTTACCTCTCCGTCTCCTTCATACAAATGCTCAAAGCCCTCATGCCCGTCGCGGTCTACTCCATCGGTGTCATGTTTAAGAAGGAAGGTTTTAAGTCGGAGACTATGGTTAACATGTTATCCATCTCCTTTGGTGTCGCCATCGCTGCTTACGGAGAAGCTAGATTTGATGTGTGGGGTGTGGTTCTTCAGCTAGGTGCGGTTGCGTTCGAGGCGACAAGATTGGTTTTGATTCAGATCTTGCTTACCTCTAAAGGAATCACGTTGAATCCTATCACTTCTCTTTACTACGTTGCACCGTGCTGCTTAGGGTTCTTGTTTATCCCTTGGATTGTTGTGGAGTTTCCTGTTCTTAGAGAGACCTCTAGCTTCCATTTTGATTATGTTATTTTCGGGACCAATTCGTTCTGTGCCTTTGCTTTGAATCTTGCTGTGTTCCTTTTGGTGGGGAAGACGTCTGCTTTGACCATGAATGTTGCTGGTGTGGTTAAGGACTGGTTATTGATCGCATTCTCATGGTCGGTTATTAAGGACACTGTGACTCCTATTAATCTTTTTGGTTATGGGATTGCATTCTTGGGCGTTGCGTACTACAATCACGCTAAGTTACAAGCGATGAAAGCTAAAGAGGCTCAGAAGAGTGCTCAGCAGATCGATGAGGAGAGTGGTCGGCTTTTGGAAGAGAAGGAAGGTGGGAGGAAAATTGAGCCAGAGGACTGA